The following coding sequences lie in one Acropora palmata chromosome 3, jaAcrPala1.3, whole genome shotgun sequence genomic window:
- the LOC141877844 gene encoding uncharacterized protein LOC141877844 yields the protein MVNLTAVARGRKPHLIYGVKRGKVPTKLRPHLLPTKENDGRAPCLPEMFRLLACWKGNAFDDAYCKEEVQAFMDCASLQIEMGRQKTGSMWTQAETNATLKHFTLYLKKPRN from the exons ATGGTAAATTTAACTGCTGTCGCAAGAGGCAGAAAGCCCCATCTTATATATGGTGTTAAGCGAGGCAAAGTACCCACCAAACTTCGTCCACATTTGCTGCCGACTAAAGAAAATGATGGAA GGGCCCCCTGCTTACCAGAAATGTTTCGTTTGTTGGCATGTTGGAAGGGCAATGCATTTGATGATGCTTATTGTAAAGAAGAAGTCCAAGCATTCATGGATTGTGCATCACTTCAG ATTGAGATGGGAAGGCAAAAGACCGGATCCATGTGGACTCAGGCTGAAACCAATGCTACATTGAAGCATTTTACGCTGTACCTTAAAAAACCTCGAAACTGA